Genomic segment of Candidatus Firestonebacteria bacterium RIFOXYD2_FULL_39_29:
CACATAATCCAGCGGCCGCGCTCGGAAAATGTTTCAAACTGCCCGAGTTTTGCCAGCTTCCCGATAGCTTCATCCGGTTTAAAGGAAAAAACAAGAGCTGAAGCTATTGATATCAGAACTATTGCCGAAATTATAATCAGTTTTCTATACTTTGGTATGTAGATAACAAAAAGGATACCAAATACCAGAGCTCCTAAAGCCAGGCCTATCCAGGCATTCAAAGTCTGAGAAAAGAAGAGAGCGACTACAAGGAGAATAGTATTTATAGCATAAATAATCTTATATATCAGGTTCTCAACAACAAAAAACAACGCCATTGATACAGGAATTAAAAGGATAAGATAACCGCCCAGGAAATTTGCATTTCCCAGAGTAGAAGATATTCGTCCGGTAAAATTTGAGACCCTGAAAACAAAGTCCAGATGAAAATACTGAAATATTCCTATTACAGAAACGAAAAGCCCTGAGAGTAACGCAATATTCAAAAGTCCAAAATATACATTTTTATTTCCGTTGGAAATATGTACCACCGCGGCAAACAACCCGGCATAAAAAGTAAATTCAAGAGCCCATCTGAAGGAGATCACAGGATTAACAGAGTAGAAGGCCGAACCAAAAGCATAAAGAGCAAATATCAAAAGCATCGCAGAAACTTTGGCATTTATTTGTATTTTTTGAGATAAATATTTAAAGGCCATGATCAGAAATACAATGCTCAACAAGCTAAACACAACTATATTTTTGGGAGCCGAAAAAGCCTCCTTACAATAGCGCAAATATAAAAGCGGAGATAAAAACAACACAGTGGATATAAGAAGTAAAAGCATACAATATAATACTAGATATATTGTAGTTTGTAAAGTTTTTAAAGTTCGTAAGGTTTGTAAGGTTATTTTTACGAGTTATTAATATATTAAATTTTCCAAGCATACAAACAATATTTTAAATATATGATTATCAAGATTTTTAACCTTACAAACTTTACAAACCTTATGAACTTTTTCGCATTGACACGCGACGGCATTCTGCTTGAATTCGCAGTCGTTTAAATGCTACAATTTAGTCATATGAAACACTTGGTTAAGTTTCTATATCCCGGAATCAGATTGAAAAGGTGGATTTTTCTATTTATCCTCTCTTCCCTCGTTTTTTTATCGGGTTTATCAGGGGTAATGGGTAAGGCTTTCAAAGGAATCAGAATTAACCTTATAAATGTTGAAAAATACATTAACCCGATAAGAGATATGATAACTAACTCAACAAAACTTGTAACAATCGATATTATAGCTATCTTGCTCGGGGGCATTGTTTTTATTTTAGGAATACGGTTTTTCTTTAAAGCAATAAGCGCCCTCTATCCTTCGAAGATAGATGTTGTAAAGGCTTCTTATGACGAGTTGCAGCTTTTAAAAGGGCCCAGAATAGTAACGGTAGGCGGCGGAACCGGACTATCAACGCTTCTTAAAGGTCTTAAGGTTTATTCAAGTAATTTGACGGCAGTCGTAACCGTTGCAGATGACGGCGGCTCTTCGGGTAAACTCAGAAAACAACTAAAGATGCTTCCTCCCGGAGATATCAGAAGCTGTATGGTCGCGCTAGCTGACTCCTCAGGTCTCCTCGGGAAAGTCTTTCAATACAGATTTAATTCAAATAATAAAAACCTTGACGGGCATAGTTTTGGCAATCTGTTCATAGCCGCCCTTACAAATATCAGCGGAAGCTTTGAGAAAGGTGTCCAGGAAGCCAGTAAAATTCTGGCTATTCGCGGAAAAGTTCTTCCGGTAACACTGGAGAAGGTAGTACTGGAAGCCAAATTAAAAAACAAAAAAATAATAAAGGGTCAATCAAACATATCTCATTGTGCATATGCTATTGATAAAGTGTTTTTGGTTCCTTCAGACCCGCTGCCTTCCAACACGGCTCTAAGTGATATAAAAAAAGCAAAATTAATTATTCTTGGACCCGGGTCTCTCTATACCAGTATTATTCCTAACCTCTTAATTAAAGAAGTCAGTGATGCAATATATCATTCCAAAGCTAAAGTAGTCTATATTTGCAATATAATGACCCAGCCGGGAGAGACTAAAGGCTACCGCTTGAGCGACCATGTAAATGCAATAAATAACCACGTTGGTTACAGGGACCTTATTAACTATGTCATAGTAAACAATCACTACAATATTCCTGAAAAAGTCTTGGTGAAATACGCTAAAAAGAATTCTTATCCTGTTGAAATAGACAGCAATAATATGAAGACCTATTCCGTAAAAATTATCAGTGATGACCTGGTTCAGATAGCAGACGGTCTGGTCAGACACGATCCGGAAAAGCTGGCAAAGATAATACTGCGCCTTACTTTATAGTTGGCGCAAACTAATAATTAAAAAAGAAGGAAAATAAAAACAATATTTGTTTGTATCAGTGGAATCCAATAGTTCTGCAATCTCATCAAAAGATCCGCCTAATATAATTGGCGGAAGTGTCCGCCAAAGTTCGACTTTGGCGAGACCTCGCCCTCAGGGCGGGAAATCTATTTAACAAGGAGAATTATGAGTACTGAGAAAGTAACATTAATGATCGGAGTTTCAGGTGTACGGGGAATAGTCGGAGAAACTCTTACTCCGGAGCTGATCACACGTCTTGGAGTTGCTTTTGGAACTTATATGAACTCCGGACGCGTCGTAGTGGGAAGAGATACCAGAGTTTCCGGTGTTATGATAAAACACTCAATCCTTGCCGGCCTTATATCAACCGGTTGTGAAGTCATCGATCTGGGAATAGTCACCACCCCTTCCTGCTCACTTATGGTAAAAGAATTAAAAGCCGACGGCGCAATAATTATCACGGGTTCCCATAATCCTATAGAGTGGAACGCTTTAAAATTTTTAAAAGGCAACGGTGTATTTTTAAACGATGAGGAAGGCAAGCAGCTGCTTAATATTTATTATCAAGGCGCTTTCAAAAAAGTGCGCTGGGACGGCCTGCACCGTGTAACGGAAGATAATACTGCAGCCGAAAAACATATTAAGAAAATACTTGCGAACGTAAATGTAAAGCAGATCCGTAAAAAGAAGTATAAAGTAGCCCTGGACAGCTGTAACGGCGCAGGAGCAATAATTACCCCGCTTTTCCTTAAAGAGCTGGGCTGTGAGGTCGTACCTATTCATTGCGAGCCAAACGGGCTCTTTCCTCACAATCCGGAACCCATTTTCATCAATCTGCAGGATCTTTGCAAAAAAGTAAAGACCACCAAATCAGATATAGGTTTTGCACAGGATGCAGACGCAGACAGAGTTGCCATAGTCGACGGAAACGGGCATTATCTCGGAGAAGAATATTCCGTCGCCCTGGCCTCTTCTTATCTTTTAAAGAAAAACCGAGGCAGCACGGTAGTCGTCAACATGTCCACATCAAAGATGATGGACGATATAGCAAAAAAATACAATGCAACCCTGATCCGGACTAAAGTTGGGGAAGTACACGTGGCAGAACGGATGATGGCAGAGAAAGCAGTAATAGGCGGAGAAGGTAACGGCGGGGTAATGTGGCCTAAAATTCATCCTGTCAGGGATTCACTCGTAGGTATTGCCCTGGCCCTTCAGAATATGGCTGAAAGCGGAAAAACTATACGACAACTGGCGGATGAACTCCCCAAATATTACATAGTAAAAGAAAAAATCACATGCGCCCCAAAAGATGCCCATAAAGTTATGGAACAAGTAAAAATACTATATCAAAAAGA
This window contains:
- a CDS encoding phosphoglucosamine mutase, with the translated sequence MSTEKVTLMIGVSGVRGIVGETLTPELITRLGVAFGTYMNSGRVVVGRDTRVSGVMIKHSILAGLISTGCEVIDLGIVTTPSCSLMVKELKADGAIIITGSHNPIEWNALKFLKGNGVFLNDEEGKQLLNIYYQGAFKKVRWDGLHRVTEDNTAAEKHIKKILANVNVKQIRKKKYKVALDSCNGAGAIITPLFLKELGCEVVPIHCEPNGLFPHNPEPIFINLQDLCKKVKTTKSDIGFAQDADADRVAIVDGNGHYLGEEYSVALASSYLLKKNRGSTVVVNMSTSKMMDDIAKKYNATLIRTKVGEVHVAERMMAEKAVIGGEGNGGVMWPKIHPVRDSLVGIALALQNMAESGKTIRQLADELPKYYIVKEKITCAPKDAHKVMEQVKILYQKDKVETIDGVTITKNGTRISIRPSNTEPIFRIFVESNSHSKSLRIALDIKKIIAGILKKIG